In Nitrospira defluvii, the genomic stretch TTCCCACGCCTGCGCGCATGACGGATCGAGTCACTCGCCCCCTCTTAGACGAATGGAGCCGCTGATGTTGGACTGGCTTGCCAATCCTGAAGTATGGATCGCCCTGGGAACCCTTACCGCATTGGAAATCGTGCTGGGCATCGACAATATCATCTTCCTGTCCGTCCTGGTCGGCCGCCTGCCGGAGTCGCAACGCGCCGTCGCGCGCCGGGTGGGCCTGGGTCTCGCCATGATGGCCAGGCTCGGGCTGCTGTTTTCGATTTCCTGGGTCATGGGCTTGACCAAACCCTGGTTCACGGTGTTCGGTCACGGAGTCTCGGGCCGTGATGTGATTTTGATCGGGGGCGGGCTGTTCCTCATGGCCAAGGCCACGCACGAAATTCACAACAGCCTGGAGGGTGTCGAGGAGGGCCACAAGCCCGCCGCCGCCGCGGGCCTCGGGATGGTGCTGCTCCAGATCGCGCTCCTGGACATCGTCTTTTCGTTGGACTCCGTGATCACAGCCGTCGGCCTCGTCGAGCATGTATCGATCATGGCGGTGGCCATCATCCTGGCCGTGGTGGTGATGCTGATGGCCGCGAAGGCGATCGGCGATTTCGTGGAAGCGCATCCGACGATCAAGATTCTGGCCCTGTCGTTCTTGATCCTGGTCGGCGTGACCTTGATGGTCGAGGGATTCGACGTGCACGTCCCGAAGGGCTACATTTATTTCTCCATGGCTTTTTCGGTCACGGTGGAGATGCTGAATATTCGCATGCGCAAGAAGCGGGCTGCGCCGGTCAAACTGCATAGCCGGTATGCGGAGGAGCCGCGGCCCTAACCCCACGGCACAGTCTTACGCGTGGGGCTTCCAACCACTCAGTGCGCAACGCCGGGCCGTCAACGGGATCATACTCTCAAGATCCGCTGCTACGCTGCTCATGACCGTATCGGCCAGCCCGGCGTCTTCGAAACATTCGTAGGCATCGTCGAGAAATCCACCACGTAACAGCGGATGCTGGAGAAACCGTTGCCCGGACCCACTGGCCACCTCAAGCGGCCGCTCGATCACGTCGATCCGCTCCATAGCGAGCTGTTCCAGCCAACCACGCGCCTCCGCCGCCGAGGGCCGCTCCGCCACATGCGCGGCCAGCCGTTCACGCTCGATGGTCAATCCATGTCGGCTCATTTCCTGGTCGATTCGCTTCCAGATGGAATCGAACGTGCCGAGCGAGGGAAAGGTCAACACCAACTGACCGCCGGGTTCCAGATGTTCGATGAGTCCCTTCATCGCCTCAAACCGATTCGGTCGGAGGAACATCACGGAGAGATTGCCGGTGATACGTTGGAATGTGGGAAGGGATGCGGGAAGGGCGCGCATGTCGACACAGTCGAATCGCAACCAGGGAAGCTCGGCCCGCTGAATGGCGCGCGCGCTCGCGACCTGGCTCCGGCTGGCATCGATGCCGATCACGGAGCCTGTCGGACCGACGCGCTCCGCCAGGTAAAACGCTGGAATGCCATGACCGGAGGCAATGTCGAGGATGCGCAGCCCCGTACGGAGATCGAGTTGTTCCAGCAGGAGCTCGGCAAATGGCGTCGACCAGTCATCCTGCGCAGGGAGGGGCCATGTCCTCGTCTGAACCTTCATGCCCCGGCATCTTACTCGAAGAGGCAGGGGCAAGCCAGAATTCTCTCCAGCCGGACCCAATCGCGGACCCCGAAGGGCGTGCACATCGCTGTTACAACCGCTCCAACAGTTGCTGTTTCTTTAGGCGATACTCCTCTTCCGTGATCAATTCCTGGTCGCGAAGACGCTTGAGCACCGCAAGCCGTTCTTCCAACGAAGACACCGCGGGAAGACTGGGCGGTCCCTCGGGAGCAGCCGGCGCTACCTCTTCACGCCGACCGGAACGGTCGATCACCAGCTCCACCGGATCGAGGCGAAACACCCCCCCGCCGCCGGACGGCTGGTTCACCAAGGTCTGGTGGTTCCCCGGCACCAGTTCATAAAACGTTCCAGCCTGTGCAAAGAGGGGGTCGATCCAAATTTGTCGCTGGATCGACGGCATCGTGACCGCCACCCGGCAATTGGCCAGTCGGAGGTGCATTCGACCCGCCTCAACGAACCAGGCACCGGAGGTCACCTGGGTCACTCCCGTCTCCGATGGGCGGGCCAGCGCGAAGACAACCTGTTCCTGCTCGGTTGCCTGTCGAAACGCCTGCCGGAGTGAGGCTCCGAAGGCATGCACCTCTTCATCGAGAAACAGCGATTCCGTGGCCCCCTGGTACGACGGCCCGAGCAAAGGGCTGTGCGTGCTGCGCACCATCACACCACGCAGGACTGTCTCCCACTCTGCCTGCGACAGATTTACCGGATGCTGAAATCGACTTCCCTGATCGTTCGACCGAAGCTTCGTCAGCGGCACAATTCGCACCAGCCGTTGATCGCCGCAGGAGAAGCAGGGGGGCTCGGCTTGAGGTGCCGCACTCGCGCAACCGACCAATACCAGGCACAGCCAAAGCCATAACGCCCTATCCCATCGCATGGACATCGCTCCCCTCCCTGACCACTGTGTCCCTGCCGGATCGTTCAGTACGCAAAATCGAACCCGACCAACATCGTCTGGCCGAGGAGATCACCGCCGTTCGTTCCCACGCCGGTCGTGCGGTAACTGTTGTACTCCGCATGGAGAGCCAAGTCGGTCCTGGTCGAGTGATGAATGAAGTATCGGACCAACACCGTATGTGAATCGACGTTATTATAATTCTTGGCAAACGTCGGGTCGCCTTGGCGATTGTTCCGAATGAGATCATAGCGGTACGCAAAAAACCAATCCGGCATCTCCAACAACGGCAACAGCGCCGGCGCATAATCGAGTTCGACAAAGGCCCCGTTCCATGAGGCGTTTTGCGCGTCGGCAATGCCCTGCGATACGAACATGTTCTTGCTGTCGTTCCCCCACATCCAGGCCCCGAACAAATTCCATTCCCCATTCAACGTCAGACTCACATCCACCCCCAGACGAGTGAACGGTTGCCCGCTCCCGGCCACGGCCTGGCAGGTCGGGCAGGTCGGGTTCACCAACGTCGGTGCGGTGCCGTAGGCGCCGAAGAGGCCGACCCGCTGTCCCGTGACGATGCCGTACCCACCGAACGATTGCGTGACATGGCCGTAGAAGTTGACGTTCCTCCCACCCGTTCCGCAGGTGGTGCCCGACGCGCAGCCGCTCAAGGGGCCGGAAAAACTATTTGTCGCCAGGGCAGAGAGGGAATATCGAAAGTACCCGTCGGTGCCTGCCGTCTTTTTGATGCCCGATAACTCCGCGCCGGGTTGATTTTCACCGATGGCAAACGTATTCGGATTGAGATAGGAACTGGTGGACGTGCCGCCGATCGTCGCCGTGTAGGGCGTCCCCGGCATGTAATGGTACATCGCAAACGTCGTGTTCAAGGTCGGGCTGCGCTTTTCACTGAACGGAAGGTCGAGCTCGAATTTGCCGACCTTGAGGTTGAGCAAGTAGTCGCCGCTCACGCTCTTCACCCCGAAAAATCGTTCGAGCCGCATGAGACGGACGAACGCCGCTTCCAAGTCGCCATCCGACCCGCCAGTCCCGAAGCCTGCGCTGCCGAGCCCTGGCGTGAAGACGACGCCGAAGGCCAGGTTGCGATCGAGCGTCCCGAAACTCAGCAGATCCAGGCCGGTGAAACCAAAACCGCCCGTCGTCACACCGCGTCCATCCGTCCGCACATTCGCCGCCTGATACCCAACGGTGGTCCGCAGCGACACCGGCCAATAACCCATCCCGATGCCTTCATACACCGGCGAATCCGCATCGGACCCGAGTTGGTAGCCGCGATCCCGGAACAGATTGCCGAAATCGTTCAACTTCGGAAATCCCGGTACGTGGCAGACGTTACACTTAAAATCATATTTGCGGGCAAATGCCGGAATCGCCTCGGCCTTCTGGACGAGTCCGCTCAATTCGTAGCTGACCAGCGCGAACAAGACGAGCAGCGCCGCGATCCCAGCCCTGACATGACTGATCGAGTACTTCATCGCTCCCTCCCACGACTCACTGTGTCGTCGAACATTCCATCGGCCCCGGCATCGACCTGGCCCGACGGGTGATTATTCAGGCGGCAGTTCCAACCCACCGGCGATGGTCCAATCGACGTCGACTGGACGGACAGGAAACTCAAACTGGGATTCGACCAAGGCCTGCGGTGCGATCGTCACCGTCTTCCGAATGACATGAGGTTCGTCGTAGACCGGACGAGAGGCGTTGAACTTGAGGATGTTATAGCCGGAATGCCAGGCTACCACGGTGTAGGATCCCGGCGGGATGCCGCTGATTTCAAAGCGCCCCTGTGAATCGGTCACGGCGAAATAGGGGTGATCGAACGCCGCCGCCCAGGCATTCATGTGCACATGCACATCACATTGCAGCCGCAACCCGACCCCGCGGGCTCTGGGCAGCGCGGTCGTGATTTCGCGATCGGGAGTCGGCAGGGCGAGGTTAAACAGGCTGGCCTGTTTCTCGCTGAAGAAATGGGGATTGTGCAGCACCGACTCGAAATTGATCAGTCCGACCTGTGACGTACGCACAAATGGAAAGACCGGATGCTGGAACTGACAGGTCTGCGCTGCGGACGACGCCGCACCCTTCCCCATGGGAAGGCGATAGACGGCCTCCGCCGCTTTCCCACGGTCCACTCGCTCAAGGTACACCAGCACATCCTGAACACCGTTCGTGGCCTGGTCGACGCGCAGGACAGGCGAGGACACCTGCATCCCGCAGGCATCAAGATCAGCGAACACCCTGAGCGGCGGCACCTTGGGAATCGCCCCCTTCCAGACGGCCTGGCCCTTGATCGTTCCTCCGTCGGGCACCTCGATGACGTTGTAGTCCGCCCATGCGGGGGCGCCCCCTCCCAGACAGCACAGACCCAGCACAAACAGAAGGCGGTAGATGCGTGAACGATGTCCGAACATAAGACACCTCTTACCTAGGCCGAGGTGCGGAATACCCCGGCCGCAGACAATAAAAAAGCCCGAACCACCCAGTTACGGGTCGTTCGGGCTCGGAGCGGTACGCTCTTTGGCCTCGTAGTATGTCGAAACGCAAAAAATTTACGCTGCTTGGTGCGACCTGTCAAGGCGCCGGAATGCAAAACTTCACGGGAGCCCGATGGCCGGGATAGAACCCGATCCTCATTTGATGGCGATCACCATGGAATCCGGCCCGGCCAGCGATTCGACCTTCGTGCGTGTGAAGCCGGCCTTCTTCATCCAACTCCGGCAGTCCGCACCGGTGAAGTCGAACCCGCCGTGCGTCTCGATCAGCATATTCAAACTCATCAGCAAGCCGAATGCGTTCTGCTTCCGCGCATCATCGATCAGCGCCTCATGCACGATCAACGCGCCCCCGGTCGGCAAGGCGGCATAGGCCTTACGCAACAGCATCATTTTTTCTTTGAGATCCCAGTCGTGCAGGATGTGGCCCATGATGAGCACATCAGCCTTCGGCAAGGGTTCCTTGAAGAAGTCTCCGGGGTGAAACGTGACCCGCTTCTGCAGCCGTTGACTCTTTGTGTAGGCCTCGAATACCGGCCGCACGACGGGGAGATCCATACCCTGCCCGGTGAGATGCTTGTGCGCCAGCGCGATCTCCACCGCCACACCGCCTTGCGCGCATCCGATGTCGACGAAGGAATGATATCGCTTCCAGGGAAACTGTGCCGCAATCGCGCGCGCCGTGCCGCGACTGAGGCCGGTCATCGCCTTGAGGAATCCTTCCAGCCGTTGGGGATCGGCGTAGAGCGTGCCGAAAAAATCTTCGCCCGTTTTGACCTCGTTTTGTGGTTTGCCGGTCTGAAGCGCCTCCGTCAACGATCCCCAAAACCGGTAGAGCCTGGCATTGGCCATTTCAAGGATGCCGCCGACATAGGTCGGCTTGGCGCGATCCAGGAACAATGCGGTTTCAGCCGTGTTCGCATACCGTGCCCCGATCCGTTTCAGCAGGCCAAGCGCCACCAGCGCATCGAAGAAGTCCCGCGCGCTTCGTGGATGCAGCTTCAGCCGCTTCGCGAGCGACTTGGCATCGCGCGATCCGTTGGCGAGTTCCGTGAACAGCCCAAGTTCCACCGCGCTGAGCAGGGTCTTCGAACCCCAA encodes the following:
- a CDS encoding TerC family protein, with translation MLDWLANPEVWIALGTLTALEIVLGIDNIIFLSVLVGRLPESQRAVARRVGLGLAMMARLGLLFSISWVMGLTKPWFTVFGHGVSGRDVILIGGGLFLMAKATHEIHNSLEGVEEGHKPAAAAGLGMVLLQIALLDIVFSLDSVITAVGLVEHVSIMAVAIILAVVVMLMAAKAIGDFVEAHPTIKILALSFLILVGVTLMVEGFDVHVPKGYIYFSMAFSVTVEMLNIRMRKKRAAPVKLHSRYAEEPRP
- a CDS encoding SAM-dependent methyltransferase codes for the protein MKVQTRTWPLPAQDDWSTPFAELLLEQLDLRTGLRILDIASGHGIPAFYLAERVGPTGSVIGIDASRSQVASARAIQRAELPWLRFDCVDMRALPASLPTFQRITGNLSVMFLRPNRFEAMKGLIEHLEPGGQLVLTFPSLGTFDSIWKRIDQEMSRHGLTIERERLAAHVAERPSAAEARGWLEQLAMERIDVIERPLEVASGSGQRFLQHPLLRGGFLDDAYECFEDAGLADTVMSSVAADLESMIPLTARRCALSGWKPHA
- a CDS encoding SHOCT domain-containing protein; this encodes MSMRWDRALWLWLCLVLVGCASAAPQAEPPCFSCGDQRLVRIVPLTKLRSNDQGSRFQHPVNLSQAEWETVLRGVMVRSTHSPLLGPSYQGATESLFLDEEVHAFGASLRQAFRQATEQEQVVFALARPSETGVTQVTSGAWFVEAGRMHLRLANCRVAVTMPSIQRQIWIDPLFAQAGTFYELVPGNHQTLVNQPSGGGGVFRLDPVELVIDRSGRREEVAPAAPEGPPSLPAVSSLEERLAVLKRLRDQELITEEEYRLKKQQLLERL
- a CDS encoding carboxypeptidase-like regulatory domain-containing protein; its protein translation is MFGHRSRIYRLLFVLGLCCLGGGAPAWADYNVIEVPDGGTIKGQAVWKGAIPKVPPLRVFADLDACGMQVSSPVLRVDQATNGVQDVLVYLERVDRGKAAEAVYRLPMGKGAASSAAQTCQFQHPVFPFVRTSQVGLINFESVLHNPHFFSEKQASLFNLALPTPDREITTALPRARGVGLRLQCDVHVHMNAWAAAFDHPYFAVTDSQGRFEISGIPPGSYTVVAWHSGYNILKFNASRPVYDEPHVIRKTVTIAPQALVESQFEFPVRPVDVDWTIAGGLELPPE
- a CDS encoding methyltransferase, producing MATRQLLPDRIMQLGFGFWGSKTLLSAVELGLFTELANGSRDAKSLAKRLKLHPRSARDFFDALVALGLLKRIGARYANTAETALFLDRAKPTYVGGILEMANARLYRFWGSLTEALQTGKPQNEVKTGEDFFGTLYADPQRLEGFLKAMTGLSRGTARAIAAQFPWKRYHSFVDIGCAQGGVAVEIALAHKHLTGQGMDLPVVRPVFEAYTKSQRLQKRVTFHPGDFFKEPLPKADVLIMGHILHDWDLKEKMMLLRKAYAALPTGGALIVHEALIDDARKQNAFGLLMSLNMLIETHGGFDFTGADCRSWMKKAGFTRTKVESLAGPDSMVIAIK